The Sesamum indicum cultivar Zhongzhi No. 13 linkage group LG6, S_indicum_v1.0, whole genome shotgun sequence genome has a segment encoding these proteins:
- the LOC105164903 gene encoding proline-rich extensin-like protein EPR1 isoform X1, which yields MAGRQTRGRQKIPMRLIESQDDLYATFSKRRLGLYKKASELSTLCGVDIGIIIFSPTNNPYSFFHPSMESVIERYRNPDQPPNDLARIVEGHTRTRIEQLNKRLDEILDMKEQIKEREKYLDEVDKTRPRGWWEQPIESLNAQQVQEWKEWFGNFHAQVTSRIEELTNGGSGSLENAPIFPDPPSSSTTAVPSMFPPNYVPPADTSSALGDGIAEVDQFSGQYYYAPPQGQDPFVVGSNQFYDPPQCQGPNSGTNQYLSLSEAPNPSGTGSSQYYGPPSIQNPSGAGPSLYYGPPSVQNPSGPGPSQYYGLPLSQNPPAAGSNKYYEPPQAQDPSGTGPNQYYGPPLAPTPSVFGLSQFYGLQQGQDPSNIGPNQFNVPLSTKNPSGVGPNQFYGPPPGQDPFGIGPSQFYRPPLGQDSSGIRPRRFYNAQQGRDPSATGGTKEAGTSNQEDSDL from the coding sequence ATGGCTGGCAGACAAACCAGGGGTCGCCAAAAAATCCCTATGAGGCTGATAGAGAGCCAGGATGATCTATATGCGACCTTCTCAAAACGCCGTCTAGGTCTATATAAGAAGGCGAGCGAGCTTAGCACACTTTGTGGTGTCGACATAGGAATAATCATCTTTTCCCCCACCAACAACCCTTACTCGTTCTTCCATCCATCCATGGAGTCTGTGATCGAAAGATATAGGAATCCTGATCAGCCGCCGAACGACTTAGCAAGAATCGTGGAGGGTCACACACGGACCAGAATTGAGCAACTCAACAAGCGATTGGACGAGATATTAGATATGAAAGAGCAAATAAAAGAACGAGAAAAGTACCTAGACGAGGTCGACAAAACTCGACCCAGAGGATGGTGGGAACAACCCATCGAGAGTCTGAACGCCCAACAAGTCCAAGAGTGGAAAGAATGGTTTGGCAATTTCCATGCTCAAGTGACCAGTCGAATCGAGGAATTGACAAATGGGGGTTCGGGTTCATTGGAGAATGCTCCAATTTTCCCGGATCCACCTAGTTCTAGTACTACAGCTGTTCCTAGTATGTTTCCTCCAAACTATGTTCCTCCTGCAGACACATCATCTGCACTAGGTGATGGGATTGCTGAAGTTGATCAATTTTCTGGCCAATATTATTATGCTCCTCCACAGGGTCAGGATCCATTTGTTGTTGGCTCCAATCAGTTCTATGATCCTCCACAATGCCAGGGTCCTAATTCTGGTACAAATCAATACCTTAGCCTATCAGAAGCTCCGAATCCATCTGGAACTGGGTCAAGCCAATACTATGGACCTCCATCGATTCAAAACCCATCTGGTGCTGGGCCTAGTCTGTATTATGGACCTCCATCAGTTCAGAACCCATCTGGTCCTGGGCCTAGTCAGTACTATGGGCTTCCATTGAGTCAGAATCCACCTGCTGCTGGGTCTAATAAATACTATGAGCCTCCACAAGCTCAGGATCCATCTGGTACTGGACCTAATCAATACTATGGGCCTCCATTAGCTCCGACTCCATCTGTTTTTGGGCTTAGCCAATTCTATGGGCTTCAGCAAGGTCAAGATCCATCAAATATTGGCCCAAACCAATTCAACGTGCCTCTATCAACAAAGAATCCATCAGGTGTTGGGCCTAACCAATTCTATGGGCCTCCACCAGGTCAGGATCCATTTGGTATTGGGCCTAGCCAATTTTACAGGCCTCCACTGGGTCAAGATTCATCAGGTATTAGGCCTAGAAGGTTTTATAATGCTCAACAGGGTCGGGATCCATCTGCTACTGGTGGGACTAAAGAGGCTGGTACTTCTAATCAAGAGGACAGTGatctttag
- the LOC105164903 gene encoding proline-rich extensin-like protein EPR1 isoform X2 — protein sequence MRLIESQDDLYATFSKRRLGLYKKASELSTLCGVDIGIIIFSPTNNPYSFFHPSMESVIERYRNPDQPPNDLARIVEGHTRTRIEQLNKRLDEILDMKEQIKEREKYLDEVDKTRPRGWWEQPIESLNAQQVQEWKEWFGNFHAQVTSRIEELTNGGSGSLENAPIFPDPPSSSTTAVPSMFPPNYVPPADTSSALGDGIAEVDQFSGQYYYAPPQGQDPFVVGSNQFYDPPQCQGPNSGTNQYLSLSEAPNPSGTGSSQYYGPPSIQNPSGAGPSLYYGPPSVQNPSGPGPSQYYGLPLSQNPPAAGSNKYYEPPQAQDPSGTGPNQYYGPPLAPTPSVFGLSQFYGLQQGQDPSNIGPNQFNVPLSTKNPSGVGPNQFYGPPPGQDPFGIGPSQFYRPPLGQDSSGIRPRRFYNAQQGRDPSATGGTKEAGTSNQEDSDL from the coding sequence ATGAGGCTGATAGAGAGCCAGGATGATCTATATGCGACCTTCTCAAAACGCCGTCTAGGTCTATATAAGAAGGCGAGCGAGCTTAGCACACTTTGTGGTGTCGACATAGGAATAATCATCTTTTCCCCCACCAACAACCCTTACTCGTTCTTCCATCCATCCATGGAGTCTGTGATCGAAAGATATAGGAATCCTGATCAGCCGCCGAACGACTTAGCAAGAATCGTGGAGGGTCACACACGGACCAGAATTGAGCAACTCAACAAGCGATTGGACGAGATATTAGATATGAAAGAGCAAATAAAAGAACGAGAAAAGTACCTAGACGAGGTCGACAAAACTCGACCCAGAGGATGGTGGGAACAACCCATCGAGAGTCTGAACGCCCAACAAGTCCAAGAGTGGAAAGAATGGTTTGGCAATTTCCATGCTCAAGTGACCAGTCGAATCGAGGAATTGACAAATGGGGGTTCGGGTTCATTGGAGAATGCTCCAATTTTCCCGGATCCACCTAGTTCTAGTACTACAGCTGTTCCTAGTATGTTTCCTCCAAACTATGTTCCTCCTGCAGACACATCATCTGCACTAGGTGATGGGATTGCTGAAGTTGATCAATTTTCTGGCCAATATTATTATGCTCCTCCACAGGGTCAGGATCCATTTGTTGTTGGCTCCAATCAGTTCTATGATCCTCCACAATGCCAGGGTCCTAATTCTGGTACAAATCAATACCTTAGCCTATCAGAAGCTCCGAATCCATCTGGAACTGGGTCAAGCCAATACTATGGACCTCCATCGATTCAAAACCCATCTGGTGCTGGGCCTAGTCTGTATTATGGACCTCCATCAGTTCAGAACCCATCTGGTCCTGGGCCTAGTCAGTACTATGGGCTTCCATTGAGTCAGAATCCACCTGCTGCTGGGTCTAATAAATACTATGAGCCTCCACAAGCTCAGGATCCATCTGGTACTGGACCTAATCAATACTATGGGCCTCCATTAGCTCCGACTCCATCTGTTTTTGGGCTTAGCCAATTCTATGGGCTTCAGCAAGGTCAAGATCCATCAAATATTGGCCCAAACCAATTCAACGTGCCTCTATCAACAAAGAATCCATCAGGTGTTGGGCCTAACCAATTCTATGGGCCTCCACCAGGTCAGGATCCATTTGGTATTGGGCCTAGCCAATTTTACAGGCCTCCACTGGGTCAAGATTCATCAGGTATTAGGCCTAGAAGGTTTTATAATGCTCAACAGGGTCGGGATCCATCTGCTACTGGTGGGACTAAAGAGGCTGGTACTTCTAATCAAGAGGACAGTGatctttag
- the LOC105165087 gene encoding MADS-box transcription factor 17-like: protein MAGRQTRGRQRIPMRLIESQDDLYATFSKRRLGLYKKASELSTLCGIDVGIIIFSPTDNPYSFFHPSMESVIERYRNPNQPPSNLARIVEGHTRTRIVQLNKRLDEVQDMKELIKEQEKYLDEVDKTRPQGWWEQIPVESLNAQQVQEWKAWFGNLHARVTSRIEELTNGGSGPLENAPIFPDPPGASTTIFPSIYAQNYVPPAGTSCAPGGGIIGSDQFSGQYYYAHPQGHDSFASGPSQFFAPPHGQYPSGFSTSQYYSIPGALNPSGIGPSQYYGFPPSQHSSGVGPSQYYGPQPTQDPSDFGPTQFYGLLSSQDPLGIRPSQFYMPPSNQIPSGVGLNQFYGSPPSQDQSGAGPNQFYRPPLGQDPSSARLRRFYNP, encoded by the coding sequence ATGGCTGGCAGGCAGACAAGGGGTCGGCAAAGAATTCCCATGAGGCTGATAGAGAGCCAGGACGACCTATATGCAACATTCTCAAAACGCCGTTTAGGTCTATACAAGAAGGCGAGTGAACTTAGCACACTTTGTGGCATCGATGTAGGAATAATAATCTTTTCTCCCACCGACAATCCTTACTCTTTCTTCCATCCATCCATGGAATCTGTGATCGAACGATATAGAAACCCAAATCAACCGCCAAGCAATTTAGCAAGAATCGTGGAGGGCCACACACGGACCAGAATTGTGCAACTCAACAAGCGGCTGGATGAGGTACAAGATATGAAAGAACTtataaaagaacaagaaaagtaCCTGGACGAGGTCGACAAAACTCGACCCCAAGGGTGGTGGGAACAAATCCCTGTTGAGAGTTTGAACGCACAGCAAGTGCAGGAGTGGAAAGCATGGTTTGGCAACCTCCATGCTCGAGTGACCAGTAGAATCGAGGAGTTGACAAATGGCGGGTCGGGTCCGTTGGAGAATGCTCCAATTTTCCCTGATCCACCTGGTGCTAGTACTACAATTTTTCCTAGTATCTATGCTCAAAATTATGTTCCTCCTGCGGGTACATCATGTGCACCAGGAGGTGGGATTATTGGATCTGATCAATTTTCTGGCCAGTATTATTATGCTCATCCACAAGGTCATGATTCATTTGCTTCTGGGCCTAGTCAGTTCTTTGCTCCTCCACATGGTCAATATCCTTCTGGATTCAGTACAAGTCAATATTATAGCATACCAGGAGCTCTGAATCCATCTGGTATTGGGCCTAGTCAATACTATGGGTTTCCACCGAGTCAACATTCATCTGGTGTTGGGCCTAGTCAATACTATGGGCCTCAACCTACTCAGGATCCATCTGATTTTGGACCTACCCAATTCTATGGGCTTCTGTCAAGTCAAGATCCATTAGGTATTAGGCCTAGCCAGTTCTACATGCCtccatcaaatcaaattccaTCTGGTGTTGGGCTTAACCAATTCTATGGGTCTCCACCAAGTCAGGATCAATCTGGTGCTGGGCCTAACCAATTCTATAGGCCTCCACTAGGTCAGGATCCATCCAGTGCTAGGCTTAGAAGGTTTTATAATCCTTAA